The following DNA comes from Mycobacteroides immunogenum.
TCGAGTTCGACGCCGTCGGAACCCCGCTGTCCCTGGAAGAGAAGCCGGTCGAACCGAAGTCGCACTACGCGGTGCCCGGACTCTATTTCTACGACAACGACGTGGTTGAGATCGCACGATCACTGCGAAAATCGGCCCGCGGCGAGTACGAGATCACCGAGGTCAACCAGACCTACCTGGATCAGGGACGGCTGTCGGTCGAGGTGCTGCCACGAGGAACCGCATGGCTGGACACCGGTACCTTCGACTCACTCCTGGACGCGAGTGACTATGTGCGCACCATAGAACGCCGCCAAGGCCTGAAAATCGGCGTTCCCGAAGAAATTGCATGGCGTGCCGGATTCATCGATGACGACCAGCTCGCAGCCCGCGCGAACGAGCTGCTCAAGTCTGGATACGGCAGTTACCTGTTGGAGATTTTGAAGCGGAAATAGGAGAAAGCTTCAAAGCGCTGTAACACAACGGAATATCGAACAGATAGCAGATATGGGACTTGGTGCACGAAAGGCCATGTCTTAGCCGAATGGTTAGAGTTGATGAGGTCGGTACTAGGAGGCGACTGAAGAAAATGATCAATCTTTCACTGACGAAAATTGCGGTGACCGCCGGAGGCCTGGCACTGGCATTGACTGCTGGGGCTGGGGTTGCGTCTGCCGACCCGCTACAGCCGATCATTGATGAGCTGGTCGCTACGACCTGCACATACGACCAGGCGAATACCGCACTACATACGGAAAACCCCATGGCGGCGACATACTTCGACGAGTCGCCCCCCAATCAGGAGTTCCTGCGGATCTTCCTGAGCTCCCCGCGGGCGAAGCGTGTGCAGCTGCTGAATGATGGCAGGAACAACCCCGGTGTCGACACCGTGCTGCCGATCTTCCAGCAGATGCTGCGTAACTGCCACAAGTACTAAAGGCCGGCTAGACAGACCCGAAGGGCCGGGCGCGAGAATCCTCTCGCGCCCGGCCCTTCGTGCTTGATTAGAGAAATCTGTTTCGTGTGCCGATACGAAACCAGTTGAACGGCAACTGAACTACTCAGAGAGCCGCGGAAACTCCGTGGTCGGACCCTCATCGTCATCGTTCGAGTGCGGCCGTGGTGACGCGGGCGCTGCGGCCGCATGCGCCCCGACGGGCTCCAGTAGAGCGCTCGGCGGCCGTTGCCGCACGCGCTGCGGCCACCAGAACCACCGGCCCAGCAGCGCCGCGATCGACGGGGTCATGAAGGAGCGCACGATCAGGGTGTCGAACAGCAGACCCAAACCGATGGTGGTACCGATCTGTCCGATGATCTGCAGATCGCTGACCACCATCGAGGCCATGGTCGCCGCGAACACCAATCCCGCGGACGTCACCACCTTTCCGGTACCACCCATCGCGCGGATGATGCCGGTGTTCAAGCCGGCACCCATCTCCTCCTTCATACGGGAGACCAGCAGCAGGTTGTAGTCGGAACCGACTGCCAACAGGATGATCACGGACATCGCCAGCACCATCCAGTGCAGATTGATGCCCAGGATGTATTGCCACAGCAGCACCGACATACCGAAGGACGCGCCCAGCGAAAGAGCCACGGTGCCAACGATCACCAAGGCCGCGATGAAGCTTCTGGTGGTGACGAGCATGATGATGAAGACCAGGCAGATCGCCGCGATACCAGCGATCAACAGGTCATATGTCGAGCCGTCTTTCCAGTCCTTGGCAGTTGACGCGGCACCGGCGAGGTAGACCTTGCTACCCACCAGCGGCGTCCCCTTGAGCGCTTCTTCCGTCGCGTTCCGGATCTGTTCGATCCGGCTAATTCCCTCGGACGTCATGGGGTCACCGTTGTGGGAAATGATGAACCGCACCGATTTTCCGTCGGGCGAGATGAACGAATTCATCGCGCGCTGGAAATCCGGGTTCTTGAAGACCTCCGGGGGCAGGAAGAACGAATCATCGTTCTTCGAAGCGTCGAACGCCTGCCCCATCGCCATGACATCGTCGGTGGTCTCGTCCATCTGGGCGAACTGGCCCGACATGGTGGCGTACATCGTCAGCGTCATGGTCCGCATGGTCTTGGTGACCTCGATCATCTGCGGGAACTGCATCATCAGCTGCGGCATGATCGCGTCGAGTTTGTCCATGTCCTTGACGAGGATGATCAGCCCGTCATCAAGGGCATCGGCACCATCCAGCGCGTCGAAGATCGATCTGATCGACCAGCAGATGGGGATGTCGAAACAGTGCTTGTCCCAATAGAAGTAGTTACGGATCGGGCGCAGGAAGTCGTCGAAGAGCGCGATGCTGCCGCGCAGGTCGTCGGTGATCTGCTGCACCTCGTGCGTATCGGCGGTCATCCGATGTGTGGTCTCGGACATCTTCTTCATCACTTCGTACGTGCGCTGCATCGTCGCGATCATCTTGCCCAGATCATCGGCCTGCTTCTGCATGTCCGCGATGCGCTTCTTCTGGAATCGCGTTGCCTGCACCTGGCCGGCACTCTGCAGGCTCAACAGGAAAGGCACCGAAGTGTTCGCGATCGGCGTGCCCTCGGGGCGGGTGATTCCCTGCACCCGTGAGATACCGCGCACCTTGAAGACGGCCTTCGCCAGCTTGTTCAAGACCAGGAAGTCCGAGGGATTCCGTAGGTCATGGTTGGCCTCGATCAACAGCACATCAGGATTGAGGCGCGACTCGGTGAAGTGGCGTTGCGCGGCGGCAAACCCCTGATTGGCCGGAATATCGCCGGTGATGTACAGGCGGTCGTTGTAGCTCGTCTTGTATCCCGGAAGCGTGGACAACCCGACCAAAGCGACGGCCAGCGAGGCGACCAGGATGGGAGCCGGCCAGCGTACGACCGCGGTACCCACACCGCGCCAGCGCTGCACGCGCAGCTTACGTTTGGGTTCGAGGAGCCCGAACCGGCTGGCGACCACGATGCCGGCGGGGACCAGCGTCACCGCGACCGCCACCGCCGCAAGCATGCCGATGGCGCATGGGATACCCATGGTCTGGAAATAGGGCAGCCGCGTGAAGTGCAGGCACAGAATCGCGCCGGCGATGGTCAATCCGGAGGCCAGTACCACCGGAGCGACACTGCGATACGTGGTGTAGTAGGCGGTTTCCCGGTCCTCGCCGGCCTGCCGCGCCTCCTGGTACCGGCCGAAGAAGAAGATCCCGTAGTCGGTGCCGGCCGCGATGCTGAGGAAGACCAGCATGTTGACCGCGAAAGTCGAGAGCACGAACACGTCATTGTGGCCGAGGAACGCCACCACGCCCCGAGCCGCCGCCAACTCGATACCCACCATCGTCAGCAGCAAGATCACCGTGATGACCGAGCGATAGAGGATGAGCAGCAGCGTAAAGATGATGACGACGGTGACCGCGGTGATCTTCAGGATCGACTTGTTACCCGCATGCTGCATATCGGAGGCCAACGGCGCGGCACCGGTGACGTAGACCTTGACGTAGGACGGGGCCGACGGCGACGTCCGGTTGACGATCTCGCGGACCGCGGCGACCGATGCGTCACCCTGCGCAGTACCTTGATTGCCAACGAGATTGAGCTGCACATAGGCGGCCTTCTCGTCGGGGCTCTGCACGCTGGACGAGGTCAGGCGGTCGCCCCACAGATCCTGCACGTGCTCCACGTGCTGAGGATCGTTGCGCAGCTGACGAACCAACTCCGCATAGTAATTGTGCGCATCTTCGCCGAGTGGCTCTTGCCCCTCCAACACAATCATTGCCGAGCTGTCCGAGTTGGACTCGTGGAAGTCCTGACCGATGCGCAGGATGCCCTTGACAGCAGGCGCGTCCTGCGGCATCAGCGATACAGAACGTTCCTCACCGACCTTTTCCAGAGCCGGAATCGCCTTCGTCCAGTCCCAATTGACCGATGACAGCGTCGTTCCCAGGATCAGCACCAGCCAACCCAAGATGATCAGAGGCGACAGCGTTCGTATTGTGCGCGCGATGAACGGCCGCGAGTGTGCCGAATCTGAGTCAGCACTCATGTCCGCTCTCATTAGTTCCTCTGCAGCACAGAGCGAACGAGGCGCGGTCCCCTCCACCCGTGCACCGCGCCGAGCGGCCGGGGACGCACTTGCAGCGGCCACCAGAACCACCGGCCCAAGAGCGCTGCGATGGACGGTGTCATGAACGCACGCACGATCAAGGTGTCAAACAGCAGACCCAAACCGATCGTCGTTCCCACCTGCCCAATGGTGAGCAGGTCGCTCACGATCATCGAACCCATCGTGGCCGCGAACACCAGGCCCGCCGCCGTCACGACCTTGCCGGTGCCACCCATCGCGCGGATGATGCCCGTATTGAGGCCGGCGGCCAGCTCCTCTTTCATTCGCGAGACAAGCAGCAGGTTGTAGTCCGATCCCACCGCGAGCAGCACGATGACCGACATGGCCAACACCACCCAGTTGATCTGGATTCCGCAAATGTGTTGCCAGACAAGAACTGACAAGCCGAATGAGGCTCCCAGCGAGAGCGCGACCGTGCCCACGATCACCAACGCCGCAACCAGGCTTCTGGTCATCAACAGCATGATGATGAAAATGAGGCACAGCGCCGCGACACCGGCGATCAACAGGTCGTACTTGGATCCGTCGACCAGCTCCTTGACACCCGCAGCCGTACCGGCGAGCGAGAGCTTGGCGTGCTCCAGCGGAGTTCCCTTGAGCGCTTCCTCGGCCGCGGTCTTGATCGGCTCCACCCGCGAAATGCCCTCGGTGGTGGCCGGATCACCGCGCTGCGAGATCAGCATGCGCGAGGACTTGCCGTCGGGCGACATGAAGATCTTCATGACCCGCTGGAAATCCTTGTTCTTCAGGACCTCTGGCGGCAGATAGAAAGAGTCATCGTTCTTCGCGGCGTCGAATGCCTTGCCCATGGCCGTCGAATTCTCGGTCGACTCGTCCATCTGGGCGAAGATGCCGGACATCGTGCTGTGCATCGTCAGCATCGATTCGCGGGTGCTCTTCATCGTCTCGATCATCACGGGGAACTGCTCGAGCATCTGCGGCATCAGCTTGTCGAGCTCGTCAAGATCGCCGACCAGGGTCTGCATCTTGTCGGTCACCTGATCAACACCGTCGAGCGCGTCGAAGATGGCTCTGATCGACCAGCAGATGGGGATGTCGAAGCAGTGTTTATCCCAATAGAAGTAGTTACGGATGGGCCGCCAGAAATCCTCGAAGTCCTCGATGTGATCCCGCAGCGTGGACATGTCCTGTTGCAGATCATGAGTGGTGGTGACCATGCGGTGGGTGGTGTCCACCATTTGCTTCATCAGATCGGCCATGCGTTGCATAAGCGCGATCGTCTTGGCCATTTCGTCGGCCTGCTTCAGCATGTCGTCCATGCGCGCCTTTTGGAACGGCAGGCTCAAACGCTGGCTCGCATTCGACATGCTGAGCATGAACGGCACCGATGAGTGATCGATCTGAGTTCCCTCAGGCCGGGTGATGGACTGCACGTTGGCAATGCCCGGCACCGCGAATACCGCCTTGGCCAACCTGTTCAGCACCAGGAGATCGGCCGGATTGCGCATATCGTGATTGGCCTCGATCAGCAAGATGTCAGGCGTGGCCATTTTCGATTCAGGGAAGTGTCGTGAGGCCGCGATGAATCCCTGATTCGCGGGGATGTCCTGCGGAATGTACTTGGCGTCGGTGTAACTCGGGTTGTAGCCCGGCAGCGTCAGCAGACCGATCAGCGCGATCGCGATCGTCGCGGCGAGAATCGGGCCGGGCCACCGCACGATGGCAGTACCGATCCGCCGCCAGCGACGCGTGGTCACCAGCCGCTTCGGATCGAACAGCCCGAACCGGCTGCCCGCCGCGATGCACGCCGGCACGAGGGTCAGGGCGACCGCGACGGCGACCAGGATGCCCACCGCGCCGGGGATACCCAGCGGCTTGAAGTAGGGCAGTCGGGTGAAGTGCAAGCAGGCGATCGCGCCGGCGATGGTCACACCGGAGGCCAGCACCACCTTGGCCACCCCGCGATAGGCGGTGTAATAGGCGGTTTCGCGATCCTCGCCGGCCTGGCGCGCCTCTTGATACCGCCCGGTGAAGAAGATTCCGTAGTCCGTACCGGCCGCGATACCCACCGATACCAACAGGTTGACCACGAAGGTGGTCAGGCCGACTATCCCGTGCAGGCCCAGGAACGCGACGAGACCCCGCGCGACCTGCAGCTCGATACCCACCGTGAACAGCAGGATGATGACCGTGATGAAGGACCGGTAGAGCAGCAGCAACATCAGGAAGATGACGCCGACGCTCACCGCGGTGATCAAGAGAACCGTACGGTTTC
Coding sequences within:
- a CDS encoding MMPL/RND family transporter, with protein sequence MSAESGKIGSHRPVMATIIRRGAVFIILGWLAITVLLTVKVPPLEIVEREHSVSLSPPDAPSVKAMTQMGKVFQESNSESVAVVVLEGEQPLNDDAHKYYDAVIRQLKGDTKHVQHIQDFWGDPLTAGAAQSADGKAAYVQLNLTGRFGQADANESVEAVKKVVKETPGLPPGVKVYVTGPAAIVSDMSESGNRTVLLITAVSVGVIFLMLLLLYRSFITVIILLFTVGIELQVARGLVAFLGLHGIVGLTTFVVNLLVSVGIAAGTDYGIFFTGRYQEARQAGEDRETAYYTAYRGVAKVVLASGVTIAGAIACLHFTRLPYFKPLGIPGAVGILVAVAVALTLVPACIAAGSRFGLFDPKRLVTTRRWRRIGTAIVRWPGPILAATIAIALIGLLTLPGYNPSYTDAKYIPQDIPANQGFIAASRHFPESKMATPDILLIEANHDMRNPADLLVLNRLAKAVFAVPGIANVQSITRPEGTQIDHSSVPFMLSMSNASQRLSLPFQKARMDDMLKQADEMAKTIALMQRMADLMKQMVDTTHRMVTTTHDLQQDMSTLRDHIEDFEDFWRPIRNYFYWDKHCFDIPICWSIRAIFDALDGVDQVTDKMQTLVGDLDELDKLMPQMLEQFPVMIETMKSTRESMLTMHSTMSGIFAQMDESTENSTAMGKAFDAAKNDDSFYLPPEVLKNKDFQRVMKIFMSPDGKSSRMLISQRGDPATTEGISRVEPIKTAAEEALKGTPLEHAKLSLAGTAAGVKELVDGSKYDLLIAGVAALCLIFIIMLLMTRSLVAALVIVGTVALSLGASFGLSVLVWQHICGIQINWVVLAMSVIVLLAVGSDYNLLLVSRMKEELAAGLNTGIIRAMGGTGKVVTAAGLVFAATMGSMIVSDLLTIGQVGTTIGLGLLFDTLIVRAFMTPSIAALLGRWFWWPLQVRPRPLGAVHGWRGPRLVRSVLQRN
- the rfbA gene encoding glucose-1-phosphate thymidylyltransferase RfbA; this encodes MRGIILAGGSGTRLHPITMGVSKQLLPVYDKPLVYYPLSTLIMAGVRDILIITTPADAPAFQRLLGDGSAFGINLSYQPQPQPEGLAQAFVLGAEHIGSDTVMLALGDNVFYGPGLGTSLRRFENIEGGAIFAYWVANPSAYGVVEFDAVGTPLSLEEKPVEPKSHYAVPGLYFYDNDVVEIARSLRKSARGEYEITEVNQTYLDQGRLSVEVLPRGTAWLDTGTFDSLLDASDYVRTIERRQGLKIGVPEEIAWRAGFIDDDQLAARANELLKSGYGSYLLEILKRK
- a CDS encoding MMPL/RND family transporter produces the protein MSADSDSAHSRPFIARTIRTLSPLIILGWLVLILGTTLSSVNWDWTKAIPALEKVGEERSVSLMPQDAPAVKGILRIGQDFHESNSDSSAMIVLEGQEPLGEDAHNYYAELVRQLRNDPQHVEHVQDLWGDRLTSSSVQSPDEKAAYVQLNLVGNQGTAQGDASVAAVREIVNRTSPSAPSYVKVYVTGAAPLASDMQHAGNKSILKITAVTVVIIFTLLLILYRSVITVILLLTMVGIELAAARGVVAFLGHNDVFVLSTFAVNMLVFLSIAAGTDYGIFFFGRYQEARQAGEDRETAYYTTYRSVAPVVLASGLTIAGAILCLHFTRLPYFQTMGIPCAIGMLAAVAVAVTLVPAGIVVASRFGLLEPKRKLRVQRWRGVGTAVVRWPAPILVASLAVALVGLSTLPGYKTSYNDRLYITGDIPANQGFAAAQRHFTESRLNPDVLLIEANHDLRNPSDFLVLNKLAKAVFKVRGISRVQGITRPEGTPIANTSVPFLLSLQSAGQVQATRFQKKRIADMQKQADDLGKMIATMQRTYEVMKKMSETTHRMTADTHEVQQITDDLRGSIALFDDFLRPIRNYFYWDKHCFDIPICWSIRSIFDALDGADALDDGLIILVKDMDKLDAIMPQLMMQFPQMIEVTKTMRTMTLTMYATMSGQFAQMDETTDDVMAMGQAFDASKNDDSFFLPPEVFKNPDFQRAMNSFISPDGKSVRFIISHNGDPMTSEGISRIEQIRNATEEALKGTPLVGSKVYLAGAASTAKDWKDGSTYDLLIAGIAAICLVFIIMLVTTRSFIAALVIVGTVALSLGASFGMSVLLWQYILGINLHWMVLAMSVIILLAVGSDYNLLLVSRMKEEMGAGLNTGIIRAMGGTGKVVTSAGLVFAATMASMVVSDLQIIGQIGTTIGLGLLFDTLIVRSFMTPSIAALLGRWFWWPQRVRQRPPSALLEPVGAHAAAAPASPRPHSNDDDEGPTTEFPRLSE
- a CDS encoding hemophore-related protein; this encodes MINLSLTKIAVTAGGLALALTAGAGVASADPLQPIIDELVATTCTYDQANTALHTENPMAATYFDESPPNQEFLRIFLSSPRAKRVQLLNDGRNNPGVDTVLPIFQQMLRNCHKY